ACCACGGTGGAACGTTCGCGCGTCCTGTTGCGCGCGGTGGCGCTGCTGCGCGCGCGCAACGACGACCTGGCCGAACTGGAAAGCCTCAACACCGGCAAGCCGCTGAGCGAAACCCTCAGCGTGGACATCGTCACCGGCGCGGACGTGCTGGAGTACTACGCGGGCGTGATGCACGGACTGGAAGGCAGCCAGGTACCGCTGCGCGAAGGCAGCTTCTTCTACACGCGGCAGGAACCGCTGGGCGTGGTCGGGGCGATCGGCGCCTGGAACTACCCGATCCAGATCGCACTGTGGAAGGCCGCGCCGGCGCTGGCCGCCGGCAACGCGATGATCTTCAAACCCAGCGAAGTGACGCCGCTGACCGCACTGAAGCTGGCCGAAATCTTCACCGAGGCCGGCCTGCCGGACGGGGTGTTCAATGTGCTGCCCGGCGACGGTGCCGGGGTCGGTTCGGCGCTGACGGAGCATCCGGGCATCGAGAAGATCTCCTTCACCGGCGGCACCGCGACCGGGCGCAAGGTGATGGCCAGCGCGTCGAGCTCCACGTTGAAGGAGGTGACGATGGAGCTGGGCGGCAAGTCGCCCCTCATCATCTGCGCCGACGCCGACCTTGGGCTCGCTGCCGACATCGCGATGATGGCCAACTTCTACAGTTCGGGCCAAATCTGCACCAACGGCACCCGCGTGTTCGTGCCGCAGGCGCGGCTGGCCGAGATGGAACAGGCACTGCTGGCGCGCGTGGCGCGGATCCGGATCGGCGACCCGATGGCGGTGGACACCACGTTCGGCCCGCTGGTCAGTGCCGCGCACATGCGCAGCGTGATGGCGCATATCGAGCGCGGCAAGGCCGAGGGTGCGCGCCTGCTCTGCGGTGGCGGACGCCTCACCGACGGCGCACTGGGCAAAGGCTGCTACGTGGCCCCGACCATCTTCAGCGACTGCCGCGACGACATGGCGATCGTACGCGAAGAAATCTTCGGGCCCGTGCTCAGCCTGCTGGCCTACGCGGACGAAGACGAAGCGGTGCGGCGTGCCAACGCCACCGAGTACGGACTGGCGGCGGGCGTGGTGACGCCCAACCTCAGCCGCGCGCACCGCCTGATCCACCAGCTGGAAGCGGGCATCTGCTGGGTGAACTGCTGGGGCGAATCGCCGGCGACGATGCCGGTGGGCGGTTACAAGCAGTCCGGGGTGGGACGCGAGAACGGGCTGGCCACGCTGCGCGCGTATACCCGTACCAAGTCCGTGCAGATCGAGCTGGACCGCTACGTGTCGGTGTTCTGAACCGGCCTGACCAGGAGATTCCGCGATGAAGCGCGAGTACGACTACATCATCATCGGGGCCGGCTCGGCGGGCAACACGCTGGCCGCGCGCCTGACCGAAGACGCCGGGATCAGCGTGCTGCTGCTGGAGGCCGGCGGCCCGGATTACCGGCTCGACTTCCGTACCCAGATGCCAGCCGCGCTGGCCTACCCGCTGCAGGGCCGGCGCTACAACTGGGCGTATGAAACCGAGCCGGAACCGCACATGGACAACCGGCGCATGGAATGCGGGCGCGGCAAGGGCCTGGGCGGTTCCTCGCTGATCAACGGCATGTGCTACATCCGTGGCAACGCACTGGACTTCGACCAGTGGGCCGGTTTCGATGGCCTGGAAGACTGGAGCTACCGCGACGTGCTGCCGTACTTCCGCAAGGCCGAAAGCCGCGACATCGGTCCGAACGATTACCACGGCGGCACCGGCCCGGTCAGCGTGGCCACGCCGAAGAACGACAACAACGTGCTGTTCCACGCCATGGTCGAGGCCGGCGTGCAGGCCGGGTACCCGCGTACCGACGACCTCAACGGCTACCAGCAGGAAGGCTTCGGCCCGATGGACCGCACCGTGACCCCGCAGGGGCGCCGGTCCAGCACCGCGCGTGGTTACCTGGACATGGCCAAGGGCCGGCCCGGGCTGCACATCGTGACCCGCGCCACCACCGACCGCATCCTGTTCGACGGCAAGCGCGCGGTGGGCGTGCGCTACCTGGTCGGCGGCAGCGCCGACCCCACCGACGCCCACGCACGCCGCGAAGTGCTGCTGTGCGCCGGGGCCATCGCATCACCGCAGATCCTGCAGCGCTCCGGCGTGGGCGCGCCGGCGTTGCTGGCCGCGCTGGGCGTGCCGCTGGTGCATGACCTGCCGGGCGTGGGCGAAAACCTGCAGGACCATCTTGAGGTCTACATGCAGTACGCGTGCACCAAGCCGGTGTCGCTGTACCCGGCGCTGCAGTGGTGGAACCAGCCCGCCATCGGCGCGGAGTGGCTGTTCAACGGCACCGGCATCGGCGCCAGCAACCAGTTCGAGGCCGGCGGCTTCATCCGCACCCGCGACGATTTCGCGTGGCCCAACATCCAGTACCACTTCCTGCCGGTGGCGATCAATTACAACGGCACCAACGCGGTGAAGGAGCATGGCTTCCAGGCGCACGTAGGCTCGATGCGCACGCCGAGCCGCGGCCACGTGCATGCGCGTTCGCGCGACCCGCACCAGCATCCGTCGATCCTGTTCAACTACCAGTCCACCGACCAGGACTGGCAGGAGTTCCGCGACGCGATCCGGATCACCCGCGAGATCATCGCGCAACCGGCGCTGGACCCGTATCGCGGTCGCGAGATCAGCCCCGGCGCCGACTGCCGCACCGACGCCGAACTGGATGCGTTCGTACGGGCGCGGGCGGAGACGGCGTACCACCCGTCGTGTTCGTGCGCGATGGGCACCGACGCGATGAGCGTGGTGGACGGCCAGGGCCGCGTGCACGGCATGCAGGGCCTGCGCGTGGTGGACGCGTCGATCATGCCGCGGATCATCACCGGCAACCTCAATGCCACCACCATCATGATCGCCGAGAAGATCGCCGACCGGATCCGCGGCCGCACGCCATTGCCGCGCAGCACGGCGGCGTACTACGTGGCGGGTAACGCACCGGTAAGGCGATGAAACGACATTACGCGGGGGCGCCCGGCACCGGTACCGGTGCCCGCTTCGCGGTAATCGTGCTGCCAATCGACGCCACCACCGTGCAACCAATTGCGGCCCACTGCAGCGGGGTCAGGTGCTCGGCCAGCAGGCCCATCGCCAGCAGCGCGGCCACCGCCGGCTCCATGCTGATCAGGATGCCGAAGGTCTCCTTGGGCAGCCGCTTCAACGCGGCCATTTCCAGCCACATCGGAATCGAGCTGGACACCACCGCCACACCGAGCCCGAACAGCAGGATCTTCGGGTCCAGCAGCGCCATGCCCGCATGCGCCACGCCCACCGGCACCACCACCAGCGCGGCGGCGCACAGGCCCAGCGACACCGTGTGCCCGGCCGGCAGGTGGCCGGCGCGCTTGCCGAAGATGATGTAGAGCGCCCAGCACACCGCCGCGCCCAGCGCATACAGCACGCCAACCAGGTCCAGCGGCTCGCCATGGCCCAGCGGCAGCAGCATCAGCAGGCCGGCCGCCGCACAGCCCACCCAGACGAAGTCGATGGGCCGACGCGAGGACCACATCGCCACCGCCAGTGGCCCGCAGAACTCGATGGCCACCGCGATGCCGAACGGAATCGTGCGCAGCGCCATGTAGAACAGCAGGTTCATCGCCCCCAGGGTGATGCCGTAACGCAGGATTGCGCCGGCGTCAGCGCGCGAGGTGGCCCGACGCCACGGCCGGAACACCGCCAGCAGCACCAGCGCGGAGAAGCCCACGCGCAACGCGCTGGTGCCCTGCGCCCCGATCAACGGGAACAGCTGCTTGGCGAACGAGGTGCCGACAGCGAGGGACGTGACCGAGCCGAGCACGGCCAGGACGGGAAGCAGCGATGAGAGGCGCGTGGTAGACATCGCGCGAGCATACGCGCGTCACCCGTTCCGCATAAGAGCCATTCGCGTAGCGACACGCCATGCGTGTCCTGCGTGCGGCCGGGCACCTCGTGGGACACGCATGGCGTGTCGCTACCCTTTCACCGCGGCTTCTATCTTTGCTACGTCTATCTTTTTCATGGTCATCATCGCTTCGAAGGCGCGCTTGGCCACTGCGGGGTCGCTGCTGTTGAATGCTTCGGTCAACACGCGCGGGGTGATCTGCCAGGACAGGCCCCATTTGTCCTTGCACCAGCCGCAGTCGCTTTCCTGCCCGCCATTGCCGACGATGGCGTTCCACAGGCGGTCGGTTTCGGCCTGGTCGTCGGTGGCGATCTGGAACGAGAACGCTTCGCTGTGCTTGAACGCGGGTCCGCCGTTCAAGCCGATGCAGGGAATGCCGACCACGGTGAACTCCACGGTCAGCACGTCGCCCTTCTTGCCGGACGGGAAGTCCGAAGGCGCGCGATGCACGGCGGTAACCGCGCTGTCCGGAAAGGTTGCAGCGTAAAAGGCCGCCGCTTCTTCGGCGGTGCCGTCATACCAGAGGCACAGGGTGTTCTTGGCGATCATCGGGGCATTCCTGGAATCGGGCCGAACCCGGGTGCCGCCAAGGTAGGCCGCACTGTGTTAACCCCCGGTGGGCCAGCGTCTACCCCCGGTAGACATTGCGGATGGGACTGATTCGCATTACCATAACTGAATGCCGTTTGCGCCAGGGAGGCGCTTCGGCACTCAGTTGCCACCGCCCGTGCCGCTGCATCGCACCCGCCAGACGCTGACTGCCCCCACTTTTCGCAGCGCCCGGCATCCGAGGATCGCCGCCTGGTGCGCGCCGCTGCTCCAGGAACCGCTCTGATGACCCGTACCTCCGCTGTGCTGTCCCGCTCCTTGCCGCAAGGCCGCCTGCCGCAGGCGCTGCTGATTGCGCTGGCCACCCTGGCCGCCGCGCCCGCCTTCGCCGAAGACGCCGCTGCCGACCCGACCACGCTGGACAAGATCGTGGTCAAGGGTGAGCGCGCCGAAGGCTACTCGGTGCGTCGCACCTCGGCCGGTACCCGCTTCGACCTGGCCCCGCGCGAGATCCCGCAGTCGGTCAGCATCATCAGCCACCAGCGCATCGAGGACCAGAACCTCGACGACATCATCGACGTGCTGGCCAACACCACCGGCGTGAGCAGCACCCAGTCCGACACCGAGCGCACCGAGTTCTACTCGCGCGGCTTCTATATCGACAGCTACCAGTACGACAACCTGCCCACCCAGATGGTGCAGAACTGGAGCTACGGCGATTCCGGCCTGGACCTGGCCCTCTACGACCGCGTGGAAGTGGTGCGCGGCGCCACCGGCCTGCTCACCGGCGCGGGCAACCCGTCGGCCTCGGTCAACCTGATCCGCAAGCACGCCGACAGCGCTGAACTCACCGGCAGCGTCTCGGTCAACGTGGGCAGCTGGGGCCGCACCCGCAGCACCGTGGACGTGACCACCCCGCTCAACGCCAGCGGCTCGGTGCGCGCCCGCGTGATCGGCAGCTACCTCGACACCGAATCGCAGATGGATCGCTACGACCAGCACAAGACGCTGGGCTACGCGGTCATCGACGCCGACCTGACCCCGGACACCCAGCTCAGCGTGGGCTACGACTACCAGCAGAAGCGCGCCAACGGCGCTACCTGGGGTGGTTTCCCGATGTTCTTCTCGGACGGGACGCGCACCCCGTTCGACGAATCGTTCGCTGCCAATCCCGGCTGGACCTATTGGGACACCACCAGCAAGCGCCTGTTTGCCACGCTGGAGCACGGTTTCGCCAATGACTGGAAAGTGCGTCTTGGCGCGACGCACGACAAAACCAACGCAGATGACAAGCTGTTCTACCCGTTCTACGCGGCGTTCGACAAAAACGACGGCTCCGGCATCACGCCCATGGCCGGGCTGTACGAGACCCAGCGCGAGGTCAACGCTTTGGACGGTTACGTGGAAGGTCCATTCCAGCTGTTCGGTCGCCAGCATGAAGTCATGGCCGGCGTGAGCTACAACAAGCGCGAGTATGCCAACTACGGTGATTTCCAAAGTGGTTGGGCGCCCTTGGATAACTATCTCGCCTGGACCGGGGATTTTCCGGAACCCAACTGGAACGCACTGACGCTTGCCAGCGAAGGCACCATCACGCAGAAGGCAGGCTATGCAGCCACCCGCCTGTCGTTGGCTGACCCGCTGAAGCTGATCCTG
This portion of the Stenotrophomonas aracearum genome encodes:
- the betB gene encoding betaine-aldehyde dehydrogenase gives rise to the protein MPTFPDQLLYIGGRYVPSQGNRTFEVVNPANGEVLANVHNANSDDLDAAVESARAGQKAWAALTTVERSRVLLRAVALLRARNDDLAELESLNTGKPLSETLSVDIVTGADVLEYYAGVMHGLEGSQVPLREGSFFYTRQEPLGVVGAIGAWNYPIQIALWKAAPALAAGNAMIFKPSEVTPLTALKLAEIFTEAGLPDGVFNVLPGDGAGVGSALTEHPGIEKISFTGGTATGRKVMASASSSTLKEVTMELGGKSPLIICADADLGLAADIAMMANFYSSGQICTNGTRVFVPQARLAEMEQALLARVARIRIGDPMAVDTTFGPLVSAAHMRSVMAHIERGKAEGARLLCGGGRLTDGALGKGCYVAPTIFSDCRDDMAIVREEIFGPVLSLLAYADEDEAVRRANATEYGLAAGVVTPNLSRAHRLIHQLEAGICWVNCWGESPATMPVGGYKQSGVGRENGLATLRAYTRTKSVQIELDRYVSVF
- the betA gene encoding choline dehydrogenase; protein product: MKREYDYIIIGAGSAGNTLAARLTEDAGISVLLLEAGGPDYRLDFRTQMPAALAYPLQGRRYNWAYETEPEPHMDNRRMECGRGKGLGGSSLINGMCYIRGNALDFDQWAGFDGLEDWSYRDVLPYFRKAESRDIGPNDYHGGTGPVSVATPKNDNNVLFHAMVEAGVQAGYPRTDDLNGYQQEGFGPMDRTVTPQGRRSSTARGYLDMAKGRPGLHIVTRATTDRILFDGKRAVGVRYLVGGSADPTDAHARREVLLCAGAIASPQILQRSGVGAPALLAALGVPLVHDLPGVGENLQDHLEVYMQYACTKPVSLYPALQWWNQPAIGAEWLFNGTGIGASNQFEAGGFIRTRDDFAWPNIQYHFLPVAINYNGTNAVKEHGFQAHVGSMRTPSRGHVHARSRDPHQHPSILFNYQSTDQDWQEFRDAIRITREIIAQPALDPYRGREISPGADCRTDAELDAFVRARAETAYHPSCSCAMGTDAMSVVDGQGRVHGMQGLRVVDASIMPRIITGNLNATTIMIAEKIADRIRGRTPLPRSTAAYYVAGNAPVRR
- a CDS encoding EamA family transporter, yielding MSTTRLSSLLPVLAVLGSVTSLAVGTSFAKQLFPLIGAQGTSALRVGFSALVLLAVFRPWRRATSRADAGAILRYGITLGAMNLLFYMALRTIPFGIAVAIEFCGPLAVAMWSSRRPIDFVWVGCAAAGLLMLLPLGHGEPLDLVGVLYALGAAVCWALYIIFGKRAGHLPAGHTVSLGLCAAALVVVPVGVAHAGMALLDPKILLFGLGVAVVSSSIPMWLEMAALKRLPKETFGILISMEPAVAALLAMGLLAEHLTPLQWAAIGCTVVASIGSTITAKRAPVPVPGAPA
- a CDS encoding VOC family protein, with translation MIAKNTLCLWYDGTAEEAAAFYAATFPDSAVTAVHRAPSDFPSGKKGDVLTVEFTVVGIPCIGLNGGPAFKHSEAFSFQIATDDQAETDRLWNAIVGNGGQESDCGWCKDKWGLSWQITPRVLTEAFNSSDPAVAKRAFEAMMTMKKIDVAKIEAAVKG
- the fhuE gene encoding ferric-rhodotorulic acid/ferric-coprogen receptor FhuE, with product MTRTSAVLSRSLPQGRLPQALLIALATLAAAPAFAEDAAADPTTLDKIVVKGERAEGYSVRRTSAGTRFDLAPREIPQSVSIISHQRIEDQNLDDIIDVLANTTGVSSTQSDTERTEFYSRGFYIDSYQYDNLPTQMVQNWSYGDSGLDLALYDRVEVVRGATGLLTGAGNPSASVNLIRKHADSAELTGSVSVNVGSWGRTRSTVDVTTPLNASGSVRARVIGSYLDTESQMDRYDQHKTLGYAVIDADLTPDTQLSVGYDYQQKRANGATWGGFPMFFSDGTRTPFDESFAANPGWTYWDTTSKRLFATLEHGFANDWKVRLGATHDKTNADDKLFYPFYAAFDKNDGSGITPMAGLYETQREVNALDGYVEGPFQLFGRQHEVMAGVSYNKREYANYGDFQSGWAPLDNYLAWTGDFPEPNWNALTLASEGTITQKAGYAATRLSLADPLKLILGARYSDWELDGTEGTVVSRFGHKVTTPYAGLVFDINDTWSTYAAYTEIFQPQTLKQRDGSYLDPVDGKSYEVGVKAAWFDNRLNASAAVFRIEQDNVGQATTELVEGSENEFAYIAARGTVSRGFELEVNGELTQGWNATFGASRYVAKDIDGADINTNLPQTSIKLFTSYTPQTLQDLTVGGGVNWQNRIYYPIPGLGRFEQEGYALVSAFVRYRLAPQFSVQANLNNLLDKKYLSQINGYGAFGDGRNGSISFTWSF